In one Zobellia galactanivorans genomic region, the following are encoded:
- a CDS encoding toxin-antitoxin system YwqK family antitoxin, translated as MKSNSKKSPKGILVLFLVMFVTTMAIAQKNGAKTIEYVRTAKFGKEIVYYGENNEVLNGTFKIAERSGAYSEANFIDGKPDGKWMAYDSSGKLEFYSTFAMGVGHGKGESYAQDGSVLNTYMYKNGENDGEWTYRNAKGVYKIENYKEGSKEGKWTSITRDSNGKVTSTTTEYYKANQPTGKWESKNGDGKSIWLKVYTGPKSYTETKYFENGKVRSLETYADGKRNGKQESYYANGFKKEESKYDQGLKVMEKKYHDNGKLAFSATYNANGPIGVREEYNKKGIKTRHTPYVDGRLQGVDITYNFNTGNKYIEKEYKVDIVDGIYKEYYPSGELAKEGQYVKGQREGKWKYYKAGKVTREIQFENGSQVSEKRFD; from the coding sequence ATGAAATCCAATAGTAAAAAATCACCTAAAGGTATTTTGGTTTTATTTTTAGTAATGTTCGTAACGACTATGGCTATTGCCCAGAAGAACGGGGCAAAGACTATAGAGTATGTGCGTACGGCTAAATTTGGGAAGGAAATCGTTTATTACGGGGAAAACAATGAGGTGCTCAATGGTACTTTTAAAATAGCCGAAAGGTCGGGTGCTTACAGTGAAGCCAATTTTATAGATGGAAAACCGGATGGAAAATGGATGGCTTACGATAGTTCTGGGAAACTTGAGTTTTACTCTACTTTTGCTATGGGAGTGGGTCATGGTAAAGGAGAATCATATGCCCAAGATGGTAGCGTACTTAATACATATATGTATAAGAATGGGGAAAATGACGGGGAATGGACCTATCGAAATGCCAAGGGAGTATATAAAATAGAGAATTACAAAGAAGGTTCAAAAGAGGGAAAATGGACAAGTATTACTCGAGATTCTAACGGTAAGGTAACTTCAACGACAACGGAGTATTATAAGGCAAATCAACCAACTGGAAAATGGGAGAGCAAAAATGGAGACGGTAAGAGTATTTGGTTAAAAGTATATACAGGTCCCAAATCATATACCGAAACCAAATATTTTGAAAATGGAAAAGTGCGATCGTTGGAGACTTATGCCGACGGGAAGAGAAACGGTAAACAGGAATCGTACTATGCTAACGGTTTTAAAAAAGAAGAATCCAAATACGATCAAGGTCTCAAGGTCATGGAAAAAAAGTACCATGACAATGGTAAATTGGCCTTTTCCGCTACTTATAATGCTAATGGACCTATTGGGGTTAGGGAGGAATATAATAAGAAAGGGATAAAAACAAGGCATACCCCTTATGTTGACGGACGTTTGCAAGGCGTAGATATTACCTATAATTTCAATACAGGTAACAAATATATTGAAAAAGAATATAAGGTTGACATCGTAGATGGTATCTATAAGGAATATTATCCTAGTGGGGAATTGGCCAAGGAAGGGCAATATGTCAAGGGGCAGCGAGAAGGGAAATGGAAGTATTACAAAGCGGGAAAAGTAACTAGAGAGATTCAATTTGAAAACGGCAGTCAGGTTTCCGAAAAAAGATTTGATTAG
- a CDS encoding 3-keto-disaccharide hydrolase — MKHITLAVLLLFTFTTFAQEKELFNGKDLEGWTVYGTEKWYVEDGLLICESGPDKQYGYLATDKHYKNFELTLEFKQEANGNSGVFIRSTVDGTKVSGWQVEVAPPGHSTGGVYESYGRGWLIKPEAEKDKALKMGEWNTMKIRVNGDTITSWLNGTEMITLTDETIGAGEGSVALQIHDGGGIKVKWRNIKIKLLQ; from the coding sequence ATGAAACACATTACCCTAGCCGTATTGCTGCTTTTTACGTTCACGACCTTTGCTCAAGAAAAAGAACTTTTTAACGGGAAGGACCTTGAGGGATGGACCGTCTATGGCACCGAAAAATGGTATGTAGAAGACGGGCTGTTGATTTGCGAAAGTGGTCCCGATAAACAATATGGTTATTTGGCCACGGATAAGCACTACAAAAATTTTGAGTTGACCTTAGAATTTAAACAAGAGGCAAACGGTAATAGTGGTGTCTTTATTCGCTCAACGGTCGATGGTACCAAGGTAAGCGGTTGGCAGGTAGAGGTAGCTCCTCCTGGGCATAGTACCGGAGGTGTGTACGAATCATACGGTCGTGGCTGGTTGATAAAACCTGAAGCCGAGAAAGATAAAGCCCTGAAAATGGGAGAGTGGAATACCATGAAAATTAGGGTCAATGGAGATACCATTACCTCATGGTTGAACGGTACCGAAATGATTACGCTTACCGATGAGACCATTGGTGCGGGAGAAGGTTCTGTAGCACTTCAGATTCACGATGGTGGTGGTATTAAAGTGAAATGGAGAAATATTAAGATTAAATTACTTCAGTAA
- a CDS encoding TonB-dependent receptor, translating into MKKMYFAWVAFLMTTIAFSQGTITGTVIDGELNEPLPGASVVLQGTTNGTSTDFDGQFKIETTKNTGTLLVSYIGYTSKKVAFTSAGDIGRIVLEPDAEQLGEVVVIGTGIIDLANDRETPIAVSSIPAKQIQEKIGTQDITMTMVNTPSVYVAGQSSGYGDSRMSVRGFGQDNTAFLLNGQPINGMEDGLMYWSNWSGLADIANGVQIQRGLGSSKLAISSVGGTVNFVTKATDKKEGGFASFGMANDSYYKGTLGYSTGMNENGFGVSVMLSHWQGNGYNDGTEGYGQNYFISFGYAPSDRHNLNFLLTGAPQYHDQNYSKPISTYLEYGRKYNNNYGYLGDKFISERGNYYHKPVANLNWDFDINDKSQLSTVLYASWGRGGSVGNVGSRVRTEDGYINWGAIVANNEASADGSSTYALRNSVNNHSWYGLVTNYNLELSDNLDWNVGFDLRTYKGSHFRQIHDLLGADYFEDNGNVRYPSGNQITATFKANPWSALTNYADEGERYAWDYDERINYGGIFTQLEYAVDDFSLFVQGAASSQSHVRWDRYQYDEANEESEKVTNPGFNVKAGGSYKIDGVHSIYANTGYYSRQPYHDNIYLNFGNEINPLTENEKIFGLEAGYGLRLNNFSANINLYRTSWEDRVVTSATTDDITGEQIYTSNYGVKQLHSGIEIDAKGHINQLMLRGFLSIGNWEYSGDSRTVVRDEDRNLLSEVTEDVDGGKVGDAAQLTFGLGADYQILENFSADADYRFYDKLYADVGAVKENLELPSFGILDLGATYNFPISAENNLSLRVNVNNALHKIYISELTSADLPVAGEQTYDGIALSNYAYFGLGRTWNVSLRYSF; encoded by the coding sequence ATGAAAAAAATGTACTTCGCTTGGGTCGCATTTCTAATGACGACTATCGCATTTTCACAGGGAACCATTACAGGTACTGTTATTGATGGCGAACTTAATGAACCACTTCCAGGGGCTAGTGTTGTTCTGCAAGGAACGACCAACGGAACCTCGACAGATTTTGATGGTCAGTTCAAAATTGAAACGACCAAAAACACAGGAACGCTTCTCGTTTCTTATATTGGATATACATCTAAAAAAGTGGCCTTTACCAGTGCTGGTGATATCGGTCGGATTGTGTTGGAACCAGATGCGGAGCAATTAGGTGAAGTTGTTGTAATTGGTACAGGTATTATCGATTTAGCAAATGATAGAGAAACTCCTATAGCAGTATCTTCTATTCCTGCTAAGCAAATTCAAGAGAAGATTGGGACGCAGGATATTACCATGACAATGGTCAACACTCCATCTGTATACGTCGCTGGACAATCTAGTGGTTATGGGGACTCTCGAATGTCAGTTCGTGGTTTTGGTCAAGATAACACCGCCTTTTTGTTAAATGGACAACCAATAAACGGTATGGAAGATGGATTAATGTACTGGTCTAACTGGTCTGGTCTGGCTGATATAGCGAATGGTGTTCAGATTCAAAGGGGGCTTGGTTCTTCTAAACTAGCAATATCTTCTGTTGGTGGTACAGTTAATTTTGTTACCAAGGCTACTGATAAAAAAGAAGGTGGTTTTGCTTCTTTTGGTATGGCAAATGATAGTTATTATAAAGGTACTTTAGGTTATAGTACAGGAATGAATGAAAATGGTTTTGGAGTAAGTGTTATGTTGAGCCATTGGCAGGGTAACGGGTATAATGATGGTACCGAAGGGTATGGTCAAAATTATTTTATTTCCTTTGGCTATGCCCCAAGTGATCGTCATAATTTGAACTTTTTGTTGACCGGAGCCCCACAATATCATGACCAGAATTACTCAAAACCTATTTCTACATATTTGGAGTATGGACGAAAGTATAATAATAATTATGGTTATCTGGGGGATAAGTTTATTTCTGAGCGTGGTAATTACTATCATAAACCTGTAGCTAATTTAAACTGGGATTTTGATATAAATGATAAATCACAGCTTTCAACAGTTTTATATGCTTCTTGGGGTAGAGGAGGAAGTGTAGGTAATGTTGGTAGCAGAGTGCGTACGGAAGACGGTTATATAAATTGGGGAGCTATAGTCGCTAATAATGAGGCAAGTGCAGATGGATCGTCAACTTATGCTTTGCGTAACTCGGTCAATAATCATTCTTGGTATGGTTTGGTAACCAACTACAATCTTGAATTGAGCGATAATCTTGATTGGAATGTAGGTTTTGATTTGCGTACTTACAAAGGGTCTCACTTTAGGCAAATTCACGATTTGTTAGGTGCTGATTATTTTGAAGATAATGGAAATGTAAGGTATCCTTCTGGAAATCAAATTACAGCAACTTTTAAAGCTAATCCATGGAGCGCGCTTACTAATTATGCGGATGAAGGTGAAAGGTATGCGTGGGATTATGATGAGAGAATTAATTACGGTGGAATATTCACCCAACTTGAGTATGCTGTTGATGATTTCTCATTGTTTGTGCAAGGAGCAGCATCTTCACAGTCACATGTTCGATGGGATAGGTATCAATATGATGAAGCTAACGAAGAGTCTGAGAAAGTGACTAATCCTGGCTTCAATGTAAAAGCGGGAGGAAGCTATAAAATTGATGGGGTTCATAGTATTTATGCAAATACCGGATACTATTCAAGACAACCTTATCATGATAATATTTATCTGAATTTTGGAAATGAGATAAACCCACTTACAGAGAATGAGAAAATATTCGGTTTGGAAGCGGGTTATGGACTACGTCTGAATAATTTCTCTGCTAATATAAACCTATATAGAACTTCTTGGGAAGATAGAGTGGTTACTTCTGCGACTACCGACGATATAACTGGTGAGCAAATCTATACATCTAACTATGGGGTAAAACAGCTGCACTCGGGTATTGAGATAGATGCTAAAGGTCATATCAACCAATTAATGTTGCGAGGGTTTTTATCCATAGGTAATTGGGAATACTCGGGGGATTCAAGAACTGTTGTGAGAGACGAGGATAGAAACCTTTTATCTGAGGTAACTGAAGATGTTGATGGAGGAAAAGTTGGTGATGCTGCTCAATTAACTTTTGGTTTAGGTGCTGATTACCAAATACTGGAGAACTTTTCGGCAGATGCTGATTATAGATTTTATGATAAGCTTTACGCGGATGTAGGTGCTGTCAAAGAGAATTTGGAACTACCTAGTTTTGGTATTCTTGATTTAGGGGCTACCTATAATTTCCCAATAAGTGCAGAAAATAATCTAAGTTTGAGGGTTAATGTTAATAATGCATTGCACAAAATATATATATCTGAACTAACCTCTGCAGATTTGCCAGTTGCGGGTGAGCAAACCTATGATGGGATTGCATTATCTAACTATGCTTATTTTGGTTTAGGTAGAACTTGGAACGTAAGTCTTAGGTATAGCTTTTAA
- the pgi gene encoding glucose-6-phosphate isomerase encodes MSLQSTNPTETPIWEKLTQHYTNSQAEKVKDLFASDPSRAEKFTLKWNDFLVDFSKNRITEETMELLLQLAEEVNLAEAIKKQFDGDLINQTEGRAVLHTALRAKKSDTILVDGKNVVEEVYQVKEHIKAFTDNVISGTATGYTGKAFTDVVNIGIGGSDLGPAMVVEALKFYKNHLKLHFVSNVDGDHVNEVLKDLDPETTLFVVVSKTFTTQETLSNATTIKKWFLKHGRQEDIAKHFAAVSTNTEAIAEFGIAAENVFPMWDWVGGRFSLWSAVGLSIALAVGFDHFDELLSGANEMDEHFKNTDFKDNIPVVLALLSVWYNNFYGAETEAIIPYAQYLSRFSAYLQQGIMESNGKSVDRNGKRVGYETGTIIWGEPGTNSQHAFFQLIHQGTKIIPVDFIGYKKSLHGDVDHHNKLMANFFAQTEALMNGKTEEQVREELESKGMSENEMEKLSPFKVFEGNKPTNTILIDQLTPKSLGSLIALYEHKIFVQGVIWNIFSYDQWGVELGKQLAGTILKDIQGSEIADHDGSTLQLLRYFKS; translated from the coding sequence ATGTCTTTACAGAGCACGAACCCTACGGAAACTCCTATTTGGGAGAAACTTACCCAACACTATACAAACAGTCAGGCGGAAAAGGTAAAAGACCTTTTTGCGTCCGATCCGTCGAGGGCGGAGAAGTTCACTTTAAAGTGGAACGATTTCTTGGTCGACTTTTCAAAAAACAGAATCACGGAGGAAACGATGGAGTTGCTTTTGCAGCTGGCCGAAGAAGTGAATTTGGCCGAGGCGATTAAAAAACAATTCGATGGTGACCTGATCAACCAAACCGAAGGGCGTGCGGTACTACATACGGCATTAAGGGCCAAAAAGTCCGATACCATTCTCGTTGACGGCAAGAATGTTGTAGAGGAGGTCTATCAGGTGAAGGAACATATAAAGGCGTTTACTGATAATGTAATTTCAGGAACAGCCACAGGATATACCGGCAAGGCGTTTACCGATGTCGTAAATATTGGTATTGGTGGGTCTGATTTAGGTCCCGCAATGGTCGTTGAGGCCTTAAAATTCTATAAGAACCACCTGAAACTTCATTTCGTCAGCAATGTAGATGGCGACCATGTCAACGAGGTGTTAAAAGACCTAGATCCAGAGACCACTCTTTTTGTTGTGGTGTCGAAGACCTTTACCACGCAGGAAACCCTCAGTAATGCTACTACCATAAAAAAATGGTTCTTAAAACATGGCAGACAAGAAGATATTGCCAAGCATTTTGCCGCGGTATCTACAAATACCGAGGCCATTGCCGAGTTCGGTATTGCTGCCGAAAATGTATTTCCGATGTGGGATTGGGTCGGTGGCCGTTTTTCCTTATGGAGCGCTGTAGGACTTTCGATTGCTTTGGCAGTGGGTTTTGATCATTTTGATGAGCTGCTATCGGGAGCCAATGAAATGGACGAGCATTTCAAAAACACCGATTTTAAAGATAATATTCCCGTTGTATTGGCGCTATTGAGCGTTTGGTACAATAACTTCTATGGGGCCGAAACCGAGGCCATCATACCCTATGCCCAATATTTGAGTAGGTTTTCCGCCTATTTGCAACAAGGTATAATGGAGAGTAATGGTAAAAGCGTAGATCGCAATGGTAAACGTGTTGGTTATGAAACCGGCACCATTATATGGGGCGAACCGGGAACCAATTCACAACACGCCTTCTTTCAGTTGATCCATCAGGGAACAAAAATCATCCCTGTTGATTTTATTGGTTATAAGAAGTCCTTGCATGGTGATGTGGATCACCACAATAAACTCATGGCCAATTTCTTTGCACAGACCGAGGCGTTAATGAACGGTAAAACCGAAGAGCAGGTGCGTGAAGAGTTGGAAAGTAAGGGAATGAGTGAAAACGAGATGGAAAAATTATCGCCTTTCAAAGTCTTTGAAGGTAACAAGCCCACCAATACAATTCTGATAGACCAATTGACGCCTAAGAGCTTGGGTAGCTTAATTGCGTTGTACGAGCATAAAATATTTGTTCAAGGCGTGATTTGGAATATCTTCAGTTATGATCAATGGGGTGTTGAATTAGGCAAGCAGTTGGCGGGTACAATTTTGAAGGATATTCAAGGTTCGGAAATTGCTGATCATGACGGTTCTACTTTGCAACTTTTAAGATATTTTAAGAGTTAA
- a CDS encoding M23 family metallopeptidase, with the protein MQKYWGLFLIVLLSLSCKDDRPVLKEPVDKELAVVVPEKPVMKQFGFNLDEFTVQLDTVKNGDSFGELMLQHKVEYPKIAKITQDFKDTFDVRKIRVGKPYLILKSKDTTEAAQVFIYENDAINYTVVDLRDTVKAYKDKKEVTYVEREASGVIETSLSQAILDQGIDYTVTNSLSEVYAWTIDFFRLQKGDKFKVIYKEKYINDSIYAGAGPIEAAYFEHNGRPIYAFSYENDSLKNIRDYFDEEANNLRRTFLRAPVQFSRISSRYNLKRRIKYYGNRIRPHKGTDYAAPLGTPILATADGTVTESTRRGGNGKYVKIRHNGTYSTQYLHMKKQNVKRGQYVRQGDVIGWIGMTGNTSGPHVCYRFWKNGRQVDPLKEELPLAEPLDESLQPEYFDYIGPIKDQLDCMSYPEIPTEEIIEAEDLASAEK; encoded by the coding sequence ATGCAAAAATATTGGGGCCTTTTTTTAATCGTTTTATTATCCTTATCCTGTAAAGATGATCGGCCAGTCCTTAAGGAGCCGGTCGATAAAGAGTTGGCTGTTGTAGTACCCGAAAAACCCGTAATGAAACAGTTTGGGTTCAATCTAGATGAGTTCACCGTGCAATTGGACACCGTGAAAAATGGTGATAGTTTTGGGGAGCTCATGTTACAGCATAAAGTGGAATACCCCAAGATTGCCAAGATAACCCAAGATTTTAAAGATACTTTCGACGTTCGGAAAATCCGTGTGGGCAAACCCTACCTGATTTTAAAGTCGAAGGATACTACGGAAGCGGCTCAGGTCTTTATTTATGAGAACGATGCGATCAATTATACCGTTGTCGATTTAAGGGATACCGTAAAGGCCTATAAAGACAAAAAGGAAGTTACTTATGTAGAGCGTGAAGCTTCTGGGGTAATTGAAACTTCTTTGTCGCAGGCTATTCTAGATCAAGGGATAGACTATACGGTAACCAATAGCCTTTCTGAAGTGTATGCTTGGACCATTGACTTCTTCCGTCTTCAAAAAGGAGATAAATTCAAGGTAATCTACAAGGAAAAATACATAAACGATTCGATATATGCTGGAGCCGGCCCAATTGAAGCAGCTTATTTTGAGCATAATGGAAGACCGATTTATGCCTTTTCTTACGAGAACGATTCTTTAAAAAACATTCGTGATTATTTTGATGAGGAAGCAAATAATTTAAGAAGGACCTTTTTAAGGGCTCCGGTTCAGTTTAGCCGTATCTCATCGAGGTATAACCTTAAGCGTAGAATAAAATATTACGGAAACCGCATCAGGCCCCATAAGGGAACCGATTATGCTGCGCCTTTAGGAACGCCTATTTTGGCCACTGCCGATGGTACGGTTACGGAATCTACAAGAAGGGGTGGTAACGGTAAGTATGTAAAAATCAGGCATAACGGAACCTACTCTACGCAGTATCTGCACATGAAAAAGCAGAATGTAAAACGTGGTCAGTATGTAAGACAAGGCGATGTGATCGGTTGGATCGGTATGACAGGTAATACCAGTGGTCCACATGTTTGCTATCGTTTCTGGAAAAACGGTAGGCAGGTAGATCCGTTGAAAGAAGAACTTCCTTTGGCAGAGCCTTTGGACGAATCGTTGCAGCCCGAATACTTCGACTACATCGGTCCGATAAAGGATCAACTTGACTGTATGTCTTACCCGGAAATTCCAACGGAAGAAATTATAGAGGCCGAAGATTTGGCGTCGGCAGAAAAATAA
- a CDS encoding tryptophan 2,3-dioxygenase family protein: MRDKERIDSQISKLEEKYKDSGQDLSSYLDGLLYQRYLTYWDYIHLDTLLSLQVPRTYFPDEEIFIMYHQITELYFKLILHEQKQLVDDKSQNIDFFIEKARRINSYFKALISSFSIMIKGMEREQFLQYRMALLPASGFQSAQYRMIEIYATPLENLVHHTQRDNFSSANSIEELYEEIYWKKGATDLATGEKTLTLKQFEYRYTPRLIRIAKQIEGNTIYQKYLQLPEGKKDNKELIDALKTLDMNANVNWPLMHMGSAHRYLAKDKEEIEATGGTNWKNYLPPSFQKVIFFPEIYSKQELNDWGKEWVDHIFNPEKKQTH, translated from the coding sequence ATGAGAGATAAAGAGCGAATAGATTCACAAATTTCAAAACTAGAAGAAAAATATAAAGATTCTGGTCAAGATTTGAGCTCTTATTTAGATGGCCTTTTGTACCAACGTTACCTTACCTATTGGGATTATATCCATCTTGATACGCTGTTAAGTCTACAAGTTCCCCGTACCTACTTTCCCGATGAGGAAATTTTTATCATGTACCATCAGATTACCGAGCTTTATTTTAAGCTTATTTTGCACGAACAAAAGCAGTTGGTAGATGATAAATCACAGAATATTGATTTCTTTATAGAAAAGGCCAGGCGGATCAATAGTTATTTCAAAGCCCTGATTTCTTCTTTCAGTATTATGATCAAAGGTATGGAGCGCGAGCAGTTTCTACAGTATAGAATGGCTTTGTTGCCTGCTAGTGGATTTCAGTCGGCCCAATACCGAATGATCGAGATTTATGCCACGCCTTTAGAAAATTTGGTGCATCACACCCAACGCGACAATTTTTCGTCGGCGAACAGTATAGAGGAACTGTACGAGGAGATATATTGGAAAAAGGGGGCTACGGATTTGGCTACCGGGGAGAAGACCTTGACATTGAAGCAGTTCGAGTACAGATATACGCCGCGATTGATACGAATTGCCAAACAAATAGAAGGAAATACCATATATCAAAAATATCTGCAATTGCCTGAGGGCAAGAAAGATAATAAAGAGCTGATAGATGCGTTAAAGACTTTGGATATGAATGCGAACGTCAACTGGCCTTTGATGCATATGGGCTCTGCCCATCGTTACTTGGCAAAGGACAAAGAGGAAATAGAGGCCACTGGTGGAACCAATTGGAAAAACTATTTGCCGCCAAGTTTTCAAAAAGTCATATTTTTTCCTGAGATATATTCTAAACAAGAGTTAAATGATTGGGGCAAAGAGTGGGTAGACCATATCTTTAACCCAGAAAAGAAACAAACACATTAG
- a CDS encoding DUF3108 domain-containing protein: MKNAFALFLLFTVFSSYSQQSKSAFQPGEWLKFRMHYGFLNASYATLHLKTSDIDGIPVYHVVGKGRTTGFASVFFKVDDTYESYFGKEDGRPYRFIRKIDEGGYTKDIEINFDYKEDKAVLYDKKHNKKYKFELKDSIQDLLSAFYYLRNNYEPSDLVVGEAIKLKMLYDDDGIFNFKLKYLGTEILKTKFGKVECYKFRPLVQSGRVFKERESLSLWVSADDNRIPIRIQADLAVGSIKADLDGYNGLKHQFKIIMD, translated from the coding sequence ATGAAAAACGCCTTTGCCCTATTTTTGCTCTTTACTGTTTTTTCTTCCTATTCCCAGCAAAGTAAATCTGCTTTTCAACCCGGTGAGTGGTTGAAGTTTAGAATGCATTACGGTTTTTTGAATGCCAGTTATGCGACCTTGCACTTAAAGACTTCTGATATTGATGGAATTCCGGTATATCACGTCGTAGGAAAGGGCCGAACAACTGGGTTTGCCAGTGTGTTCTTTAAGGTAGACGATACCTATGAAAGTTATTTCGGGAAGGAAGACGGTCGCCCGTATAGGTTCATTCGTAAAATTGACGAAGGTGGTTATACCAAGGATATTGAGATAAATTTCGATTATAAGGAAGATAAAGCTGTCCTGTACGATAAAAAACACAATAAAAAGTATAAATTTGAACTAAAGGACAGTATTCAAGATTTGCTATCTGCCTTCTATTATCTTCGAAACAACTACGAACCAAGCGATTTGGTAGTTGGGGAAGCCATAAAATTGAAAATGTTGTACGATGATGACGGAATTTTCAATTTTAAGCTTAAATATTTGGGAACAGAAATACTTAAAACCAAGTTCGGTAAGGTAGAATGTTATAAATTTAGACCCTTGGTGCAGTCCGGTCGTGTTTTTAAAGAAAGGGAGAGCCTTTCGTTATGGGTTTCGGCAGACGATAATAGGATTCCTATCCGTATACAAGCAGATTTGGCGGTGGGGTCTATTAAAGCCGACCTTGACGGTTATAACGGACTAAAACACCAGTTCAAGATAATAATGGACTAA
- the hppD gene encoding 4-hydroxyphenylpyruvate dioxygenase — translation MSTLDNTSLQLPKENPQAEDFLPLLGTDYVELYVGNAKQAAHYYMSAWGFQPLAYAGLETGLKDRVSYVLEQGKIRLILTSPLKPGGEINKHIDSHGDGVKAIALWVDDARHSFNETVKRGAEAYFEPKTLQDGEGEVVLSGIHTYGETVHVFVERKNYKGVFMPGFKAWKPYYQPTNVGLKYVDHMVGNVGWNEMNKWCEFYAKVMGFAQLVSFDDKDISTEYTALMSKVMSNGNGRIKFPINEPADGRKKSQIEEYIEFYNGAGVQHMALATDNIIETVSSLRDRGIEFLTVPASYYEDVLDRVGEIDEDLVPLSELGILIDRDDEGYLLQIFTKPILDRPTMFIEIIQRKGAKSFGKGNFKALFEAIEREQESRGTL, via the coding sequence ATGTCAACTTTAGATAATACCTCGTTACAATTACCAAAAGAAAACCCGCAGGCAGAAGATTTTCTTCCGTTATTGGGAACCGATTATGTAGAACTATATGTGGGTAACGCCAAACAGGCCGCCCATTATTATATGTCGGCTTGGGGCTTTCAGCCACTAGCGTATGCCGGTCTGGAAACGGGCCTGAAAGACCGTGTCTCTTATGTATTGGAGCAGGGGAAAATACGTTTGATACTTACTTCGCCTTTAAAACCTGGAGGCGAGATCAATAAACATATAGATTCTCACGGTGATGGCGTAAAGGCCATAGCCCTTTGGGTAGATGATGCGCGCCATAGTTTTAATGAGACCGTGAAACGTGGGGCGGAAGCCTATTTTGAGCCTAAGACCTTACAAGATGGGGAAGGGGAGGTTGTACTATCGGGTATTCACACTTATGGGGAAACCGTACATGTTTTCGTAGAACGAAAAAATTATAAAGGGGTATTTATGCCAGGCTTCAAAGCTTGGAAGCCTTATTACCAGCCAACCAACGTAGGCCTGAAGTATGTGGACCATATGGTCGGTAACGTGGGTTGGAACGAAATGAACAAGTGGTGTGAATTCTACGCCAAGGTCATGGGCTTTGCCCAGTTGGTGTCTTTTGACGATAAAGACATATCTACGGAATACACGGCCTTGATGAGCAAGGTTATGAGCAATGGAAACGGTCGTATAAAGTTTCCGATAAACGAACCTGCGGACGGCAGAAAAAAATCACAAATAGAGGAGTATATAGAATTCTATAATGGTGCGGGGGTACAACACATGGCCCTTGCTACGGATAATATTATAGAAACCGTCTCTTCTTTACGTGACCGCGGTATTGAGTTTTTGACCGTACCCGCGAGCTACTATGAAGACGTTTTGGATCGTGTGGGTGAAATTGATGAGGATTTGGTACCGCTTAGTGAGCTGGGGATTCTTATCGATAGGGATGATGAGGGCTACTTGCTTCAGATTTTTACAAAGCCTATTTTGGATCGCCCGACAATGTTCATAGAAATTATTCAACGTAAGGGGGCCAAATCGTTTGGCAAAGGAAATTTTAAAGCCCTTTTTGAAGCGATTGAAAGGGAGCAGGAATCTAGGGGTACCCTGTAA